One window from the genome of Enterobacter pseudoroggenkampii encodes:
- a CDS encoding DNA-binding transcriptional regulator — MMHCPLCQNAAHARTSRYLSTETKERYHQCQNINCGCTFITFETLSRFIMKPGAVEPAPPHPVRNQQQQLWL; from the coding sequence ATGCCAGAACGCCGCTCATGCTCGCACTAGCAGATACCTTAGTACCGAAACGAAAGAGCGTTATCATCAGTGCCAAAACATTAATTGTGGCTGCACGTTTATAACTTTTGAGACGCTATCGAGATTCATCATGAAGCCGGGAGCTGTTGAGCCTGCCCCGCCCCATCCTGTAAGAAACCAGCAACAGCAACTTTGGCTTTAA